The Panicum virgatum strain AP13 chromosome 6K, P.virgatum_v5, whole genome shotgun sequence nucleotide sequence TCTACCGATTGGCAGGCATAGGAAACGTTCCCATTCGCACCATTAACACACTAGTGCAGGACCAGTAGAAGCGGTCTGACCATTCTGACCCGAGCTAACGTCCAACGTCCGCATAATCTTGCAAAAATAATCTTACAAAAATGGTAATTCCATCGAAATTTATAGTTTCATTCACGGGAAAAAATCATGGAGCGAAATTGTATACGAGATTGCAGCAAATTAATATGAAAAAGACACGGCAGCAAATTTTCCGTATTCAAAACAACAGTATTATTGTACATAATGCTCAAAAATCTTAGTACAGTACTGAGGGCACATGTGTCAAGCAACAGCAACCGTACAGCAGAAGATTCACCGCCTGAACGCATTGCCCTCAGCATCACGGCCACCTTGAGAGTAAAAAGCGCGGCGCCTGATGCTCTCTTCGATTGTGGCGCTGCCACCCTTGTCCGTCCCAAATATGCTCTTCTTTTCATCTTCCAAGAAGTTCTTTCCTTTGAACTGGTTTACGTTCACAGTTGCTGCCTCTTTAGCATCGTCATCTGCAGCTTTTTTCAACCTCTTCCATCTCTGCTCCTCGTGGACCTCAGCATCAGCCTCCATCTGCCGCAGACGAGCTAACCTCTCCTCTTCCGACATATGGTGAACACCACCTCGTCGACGGTTGAATGAAGGACCATTGTTTCTGCCCTGTTCACTTTCTTTCCTTATCTGCTCTCCTGAGCCTTGTTCAGCACGGGAACGGTGTTCAGAAGTGGAATTTCCAGTTTTGTGGCCATCCTCCACTCTTTTGGACCTAGAGTCTGGACTGTCATGCTTTGAGTATGCATGATGGCGGTCTGGTGACGATTGCCGTCTCTTCCTATCATCAGCGTCCAAGCGATCATATCGTGGACGGTCATCATGCCGTCTTCCCCTTGGTTCCTCATCGTCCTGCCGTCTTCCCCTTGGTTCCTCATTGTCCTGCCGTCTTCTCCTTGGTTCCTCATCCTCCTGCCATCTTCTCCTTGGTTCCAAATCTTCCTGCCGTCTTCTCGGTTCATCGTCACCTTGCTGCCTAATCCTAGGCTCATCGTCATCATGCCGTCTTCTCCTAGGCTCATCATCACCATGCCGTCTTCTCCTcagttcatcatcatcatgccgTCTTCTCCTTGTCTCATCATCTTCTGACAAATCCTGTCTTCTCCGGGGTTCATCATTGTCTGAATCTGATGAATCATGTCTGCGGCGTTTCTTCTCATGCCTGgaccttttctcttctttcttaTGGTCAGGGGAAGAATGAACTCTCTTCCTTCTCTCATCCTTTCCATCACTTATTTCATCTGAATCTGAATTCTCATCTGAGTGATGCCTCTTACTCTTTGACTTATGGTGGCGATGCTTCTTGTGCTTTTTCTTatctttcttctcttctttttgctttttctCAGCTTCAACCTACACATGCGAGTAAGATTCATTAGCATCTCAGGGAGCGTGTTCAAAGGAAAAAGCTTGAGAATGGATATTGAGCTTTACAAAAGGACATTTCCTAAAACCAAATTCAGCCCAACCACAAAACACTGTTTGGATACTGCTAAGTAATCTTTTAAAATTaacttatttttcaaaaaaatcataaaattcatatttttttacCAAAAGCAATTATTTGCATCTTTTACAAATAGCATTTTTCTGCGGTTGCATTAAACAAATCGAATATCATTCAAGATGTTACTACAGTTGTTTTCTGAAAACTTGTTCATGATGTTGTCATCTCAAACCAACAATTTGAAACCATATCAATATTTTCACCACTTGCTGATAAGTTTGGATATAGTTAGGCTACTCAGAACCCAGATTAAGAAAGTAAAGGAGCACTTACAGATTTCTTTATCTCAGCCATCTTGATTGGATTGTTTTTAATCCTTGCAATTGCATCCTGCTCCCGCTGCCTTATTAGGAGTAGAGGATCAGAGTGGAGTTTTCTCCATGTATCATTTGCAGATTGAGGTTTATCCTCAAATAAAGCTCCTGGCGCAGCTGCCTGAATCaagcaaatgaaaaaaaatggcTCTTGAAATCAATTTTTCCCTTTATATGATTTTCATAAATAGGACATCAGTAGAAGTACAACTCCAAGGTAAATATGAAGTTTAAACAAGAAACTGAGCGAAAAACTTCAAACCATGTTCCACAACACAAAGAACTGCTGTTAGGATACAAGTTTAGTGTGCGCAGTTTTCTGTTCAGGACTACTAGGAGACCACTTCTGTGCTGTACCTCGAACACTTAATTCTGTAGATATGATTTTTAAAAGAAGTGATATGTGCAAGGAAACTACTACAAGGGACTGCGTATATGCAAAGATCAACATATTCTGTGATATGTTCTAAAGACTAAAGAATGATGATGTAAAATAAAATTGTTTTGAGTGGCTACAACCA carries:
- the LOC120713717 gene encoding pre-mRNA-splicing factor CWC25 homolog — protein: MALKFLNKKGWHTGSLRNIERVWKAEQAEEAEKRKTEELKKQVAAEKEKAEFRAMQERAGLRPAQERLDFLYESGLAVGKSSEGFQALQQSAPGAAAASSSSAQASVADSSKAAAPGALFEDKPQSANDTWRKLHSDPLLLIRQREQDAIARIKNNPIKMAEIKKSVEAEKKQKEEKKDKKKHKKHRHHKSKSKRHHSDENSDSDEISDGKDERRKRVHSSPDHKKEEKRSRHEKKRRRHDSSDSDNDEPRRRQDLSEDDETRRRRHDDDELRRRRHGDDEPRRRRHDDDEPRIRQQGDDEPRRRQEDLEPRRRWQEDEEPRRRRQDNEEPRGRRQDDEEPRGRRHDDRPRYDRLDADDRKRRQSSPDRHHAYSKHDSPDSRSKRVEDGHKTGNSTSEHRSRAEQGSGEQIRKESEQGRNNGPSFNRRRGGVHHMSEEERLARLRQMEADAEVHEEQRWKRLKKAADDDAKEAATVNVNQFKGKNFLEDEKKSIFGTDKGGSATIEESIRRRAFYSQGGRDAEGNAFRR